One segment of Panicum virgatum strain AP13 chromosome 3K, P.virgatum_v5, whole genome shotgun sequence DNA contains the following:
- the LOC120698580 gene encoding uncharacterized protein LOC120698580 isoform X2, which produces MRTHKMFQGLRAHPIHSQRSMTKSNVSGKETARYAAMSQEEKNARNLRLREARQKKKEFLNPMKTNSSRAPLGDLTNQTNGGAESAPDSQSQEEKNARIQRVCEARRKKKEYQNLMETNCSRAPFGDLTNHTNGGAESAHNSPSVNSDNKHRKRQRERARYAAKSQEEKNAGNLRLREACKKKERC; this is translated from the exons ATGCGGACTCACAAGATGTTCCAG GGGCTGAGAGCGCACCCGATTCACAGTCAGCGATCAATGACAAAAAGCAACGTAAGCGGGAAAGAGACAGCAAGGTATGCAGCAATGTCTCAAGAAGAGAAAAATGCAAGAAATCTAAGGCTGCGTGAAGCGCGTCAAAAAAAGAAAG AATTTCTAAATCCCATGAAAACAAACAGTTCTCGTGCTCCATTGGGCGATTTGACAAACCAAACTAATGGAG GAGCTGAGAGCGCACCCGATTCACA GTCTCAAGAAGAGAAGAATGCAAGAATTCAGAGGGTGTGTGAAGCGCGTCGAAAAAAGAAAG AATATCAGAATCTCATGGAAACAAATTGTTCTCGTGCTCCATTTGGCGATTTGACAAACCACACTAATGGAG GGGCTGAGAGCGCACACAATTCACCGTCAGTAAACAGTGATAATAAGCATCGTAAGCGACAAAGGGAGAGAGCAAGGTATGCAGCAAAGTCACAAGAAGAGAAGAATGCAGGAAATCTGAGGCTGCGTGAAGcgtgtaaaaaaaaagaaaggtgcTAG
- the LOC120698580 gene encoding uncharacterized protein LOC120698580 isoform X1 → MRTHKMFQGLRAHPIHSQRSMTKSNVSGKETARYAAMSQEEKNARNLRLREARQKKKEFLNPMKTNSSRAPLGDLTNQTNGGAESAPDSQSANNDKNQRKREMERARYAAMSQEEKNARIQRVCEARRKKKEYQNLMETNCSRAPFGDLTNHTNGGAESAHNSPSVNSDNKHRKRQRERARYAAKSQEEKNAGNLRLREACKKKERC, encoded by the exons ATGCGGACTCACAAGATGTTCCAG GGGCTGAGAGCGCACCCGATTCACAGTCAGCGATCAATGACAAAAAGCAACGTAAGCGGGAAAGAGACAGCAAGGTATGCAGCAATGTCTCAAGAAGAGAAAAATGCAAGAAATCTAAGGCTGCGTGAAGCGCGTCAAAAAAAGAAAG AATTTCTAAATCCCATGAAAACAAACAGTTCTCGTGCTCCATTGGGCGATTTGACAAACCAAACTAATGGAG GAGCTGAGAGCGCACCCGATTCACAGTCAGCAAACAATGACAAAAACCAACGTAAGCGGGAAATGGAAAGAGCAAGGTATGCAGCAATGTCTCAAGAAGAGAAGAATGCAAGAATTCAGAGGGTGTGTGAAGCGCGTCGAAAAAAGAAAG AATATCAGAATCTCATGGAAACAAATTGTTCTCGTGCTCCATTTGGCGATTTGACAAACCACACTAATGGAG GGGCTGAGAGCGCACACAATTCACCGTCAGTAAACAGTGATAATAAGCATCGTAAGCGACAAAGGGAGAGAGCAAGGTATGCAGCAAAGTCACAAGAAGAGAAGAATGCAGGAAATCTGAGGCTGCGTGAAGcgtgtaaaaaaaaagaaaggtgcTAG